The following proteins come from a genomic window of Winogradskyella sp. PC-19:
- a CDS encoding DUF4920 domain-containing protein has translation MKNILTLLLVFGLLVSCKNETKSNEVEQDVSTEEVSKELAYSSFGKEITDADALTSERMMAHFDAIKVGDTVNAKMKGKITEVCSKKGCWMKLDMGNDKIVRVTFKDYGFFMPLDATGEVVVNGIAFVKETSVEDLKHYAEDAGKTPEEIAKITEPEVTLSFEADGVLLAN, from the coding sequence ATGAAAAATATTTTAACCCTATTACTAGTATTTGGATTACTAGTTTCTTGTAAAAATGAAACTAAATCTAATGAAGTAGAACAAGATGTAAGTACAGAAGAAGTATCTAAAGAGTTAGCTTACAGTAGTTTTGGAAAAGAAATAACTGATGCAGATGCTTTAACATCAGAACGTATGATGGCTCACTTTGATGCCATAAAGGTTGGAGATACTGTTAATGCAAAAATGAAAGGAAAAATTACTGAAGTATGCTCAAAAAAAGGATGCTGGATGAAGCTTGATATGGGTAATGATAAAATTGTACGAGTAACCTTTAAAGACTATGGCTTTTTTATGCCATTAGATGCTACTGGAGAAGTTGTTGTAAATGGAATAGCCTTTGTTAAGGAAACTTCTGTTGAGGATTTAAAACATTATGCAGAAGATGCAGGTAAGACTCCAGAAGAAATTGCTAAAATTACAGAGCCAGAAGTGACTTTGTCTTTTGAAGCAGATGGTGTTTTATTAGCAAATTAG
- a CDS encoding branched-chain amino acid aminotransferase, whose amino-acid sequence MSIITSSDIDLVKAQTSKINAVDFDNLAFGRVFTDHMFTCDFKDGEWQKPKIIPYQAMTLEPSARVFHYGQAVFEGMKAYKDDNGKVFLFRPDQNFERINKSAARMAIPEFPKKHFFNGLETLLNLDKNWIKPGVGSSLYLRPFVIATEPAIAASPAAEYRFMIICSPAKAYYNEPVRVLFAEKYSRSADGGVGFAKAAGNYGAQFYPTNLAQKLGFQQIIWTDASTHDYLEEAGTMNIFFRIGDKLLTAPKNDRILDGITRKSIIQLAEDLDIECEVRRVSVKEIKDAAKNGSLKEIFGAGTAAVISPVSAFGHKGEVFELQEKEDSYAKLFKSKLLNIQHNLAEDKHNWRHEVK is encoded by the coding sequence ATGAGTATAATTACATCTAGCGATATCGATTTAGTAAAAGCACAGACTTCAAAAATAAACGCTGTTGATTTTGACAATTTAGCCTTTGGACGTGTTTTTACCGATCATATGTTTACATGTGATTTTAAGGATGGTGAATGGCAAAAACCAAAAATTATACCTTACCAAGCAATGACGCTTGAGCCTTCTGCTCGTGTGTTTCATTACGGTCAAGCAGTTTTTGAAGGTATGAAAGCTTACAAGGACGACAATGGCAAAGTATTTCTATTTAGACCAGACCAAAATTTTGAAAGAATAAATAAGTCTGCTGCTAGAATGGCGATTCCAGAATTTCCGAAAAAACACTTTTTTAACGGTCTAGAAACCCTATTAAATTTAGATAAAAATTGGATTAAACCTGGTGTTGGTAGTTCTTTATATTTAAGACCTTTTGTTATTGCAACTGAACCAGCAATTGCAGCTTCTCCAGCTGCAGAATATCGTTTTATGATTATATGTTCTCCTGCTAAAGCTTATTACAATGAACCCGTACGTGTTTTATTTGCTGAGAAATACAGCCGCTCAGCTGATGGAGGTGTAGGTTTTGCAAAAGCTGCTGGTAATTATGGAGCGCAATTTTACCCAACAAATTTGGCACAAAAACTAGGTTTTCAGCAAATTATATGGACGGATGCAAGTACTCACGACTACTTAGAAGAAGCAGGTACAATGAATATATTCTTTAGAATAGGTGATAAATTATTAACAGCTCCTAAAAACGATAGAATATTAGACGGTATAACTCGAAAAAGTATTATTCAACTAGCCGAAGATTTAGATATAGAGTGTGAGGTGAGGCGTGTTAGTGTGAAAGAAATAAAAGATGCTGCAAAAAATGGCAGTCTAAAAGAAATTTTCGGAGCAGGAACGGCTGCTGTAATAAGCCCAGTATCTGCTTTTGGACATAAAGGAGAAGTTTTTGAACTTCAAGAAAAAGAAGATTCTTATGCTAAGCTGTTTAAATCCAAATTATTAAACATACAGCATAATCTTGCTGAAGATAAACATAATTGGAGACACGAAGTAAAATAA
- a CDS encoding dipeptidyl-peptidase 3 family protein, translating into MKLKSILSIALVSSLFFSCGEDKKEDVKETQEFSYNVEQFADIKILRYKIPGWENLTLKEQKLVYYLTQAGLAGRDIMWDQNYRHNLAIRAALENIYTNYSGDKTTDNWKAFDVYLKRVWFSNGIHHHYSNDKLKPDFDEGYFNEILKATNTKLDGMAYNAIFSDADSKKVNLANGIDNVLESAVNFYGPDVTTADVESFYKKKKSPNPDRPLSYGLNSQLVKENGELKERVYKSGGLYGNAIDEIVKWLEKAKGVAENEAQGNALGLLIDYYKTGDLQIWDDYNVAWTAATDGNVDYINSFIEVYNDPSGYRGSYETIVQINDFDMSKKMSVLSENAQWFEDNSPLMDEHKKDSVVGVTYKVVTVAGEAGDASPSTPIGVNLPNANWIRKEVGSKSVSLGNIINAYNNAGSTGRLKEFVHDEEELKLEEEYGQIGDKLHTALHEVIGHASGQLNPGVGETKETLKKYASTLEEGRADLVGLYYLYSPKLQELGLVDDWKSVGKAAYDGYIRNGLMTQLIRLNLGDDVEEAHMVNRQWVSAWAFEKGKADNVIEKVTRDGKTYFNINDYEKLHDLFGQLLRETQRIKSEGDYAAVEALVEGYGVKVDQAIHAEVLERNKQFTSAPYSGFVNPVLVPEMNDEGEITAIKVTQPEGFPQQMLEYSKTYSFLPVKN; encoded by the coding sequence ATGAAATTAAAATCAATATTGAGTATTGCTTTAGTGTCTTCACTTTTCTTTTCATGCGGAGAAGATAAGAAAGAAGATGTCAAAGAAACTCAAGAATTCAGTTATAATGTCGAGCAATTCGCTGATATTAAAATCTTACGCTACAAAATTCCAGGATGGGAGAATTTAACTCTAAAAGAGCAAAAATTAGTATACTATTTAACGCAAGCAGGTTTAGCTGGTCGTGATATTATGTGGGACCAAAATTACCGTCATAATCTGGCTATTAGAGCTGCTTTAGAAAACATCTACACCAATTATTCTGGTGACAAAACGACTGATAACTGGAAAGCTTTTGACGTTTATCTAAAACGTGTTTGGTTTAGTAACGGGATTCATCATCACTATTCAAACGATAAATTAAAGCCTGATTTTGATGAGGGATATTTTAATGAAATACTTAAAGCGACAAACACCAAGTTAGATGGGATGGCTTATAACGCTATTTTTAGCGATGCCGATTCAAAGAAAGTTAACTTAGCTAATGGTATTGATAATGTATTAGAATCTGCCGTAAATTTTTATGGCCCTGATGTTACTACAGCAGATGTCGAAAGTTTTTATAAAAAGAAAAAATCACCTAATCCAGACAGACCGTTATCATATGGATTGAATTCTCAACTGGTTAAAGAGAATGGTGAGTTAAAAGAACGTGTTTATAAATCAGGCGGTTTATACGGTAATGCTATAGATGAAATTGTAAAGTGGTTGGAAAAAGCAAAAGGAGTTGCTGAGAATGAAGCTCAGGGTAATGCACTTGGTCTTTTAATAGATTATTACAAAACAGGAGATTTACAAATTTGGGACGATTATAATGTGGCTTGGACTGCGGCAACAGATGGTAATGTAGATTACATTAATAGTTTTATTGAAGTATATAATGACCCATCTGGTTATAGAGGAAGTTACGAAACTATAGTGCAGATTAATGATTTTGATATGTCAAAAAAGATGTCTGTATTATCAGAAAACGCACAATGGTTTGAGGATAACTCTCCTCTAATGGATGAGCACAAAAAAGATAGCGTTGTTGGCGTGACTTATAAAGTTGTAACTGTTGCTGGCGAAGCTGGTGATGCGTCACCAAGTACACCAATAGGAGTAAACTTGCCAAATGCTAACTGGATACGTAAAGAAGTCGGAAGTAAATCTGTATCACTTGGAAATATTATCAATGCCTATAACAATGCAGGAAGTACAGGACGCTTAAAAGAGTTTGTTCATGATGAAGAAGAGTTAAAATTAGAAGAAGAGTATGGTCAAATAGGAGATAAATTACATACAGCTTTACACGAAGTAATCGGTCACGCTTCTGGACAATTAAATCCAGGAGTAGGAGAGACTAAAGAAACTCTTAAAAAGTACGCATCTACTTTAGAAGAAGGTCGTGCAGATTTAGTTGGGCTTTATTATTTATACAGCCCAAAATTACAAGAATTGGGATTAGTTGATGATTGGAAGTCTGTAGGAAAAGCTGCATACGATGGTTATATTAGAAATGGTTTAATGACACAATTAATTAGACTAAACTTAGGTGATGATGTTGAAGAAGCACATATGGTAAACAGACAATGGGTATCGGCTTGGGCTTTTGAAAAAGGAAAAGCTGATAATGTAATCGAAAAAGTAACTAGAGACGGTAAAACGTATTTTAATATTAATGATTACGAAAAATTACACGACCTTTTTGGGCAGTTACTACGCGAAACGCAACGTATAAAATCTGAAGGTGACTATGCTGCTGTTGAAGCTTTGGTAGAAGGTTATGGTGTCAAAGTAGATCAAGCAATACATGCTGAAGTTTTAGAGCGTAACAAACAATTTACTTCTGCACCTTACAGTGGTTTTGTAAATCCTGTTTTAGTTCCAGAGATGAATGATGAAGGTGAGATTACTGCAATAAAAGTAACACAACCAGAAGGTTTTCCTCAGCAAATGCTTGAGTACAGTAAGACATATAGTTTCTTGCCGGTTAAGAATTAA
- the crcB gene encoding fluoride efflux transporter CrcB: MKQFLLVFLGGGFGSGLRFLVGKWLNSSESGIPYGTFAANIIGSLLIGIILGIAAKNDGLSESQTLLLATGFCGGFTTFSTFAYENHIFLKSGDFTSFALYTIGSFIIGFLAVFGGMYLVK, from the coding sequence ATGAAACAATTTTTACTTGTATTCTTAGGTGGTGGTTTTGGAAGCGGATTACGTTTTTTAGTCGGAAAATGGCTTAATAGTTCTGAGAGCGGGATACCATATGGCACTTTTGCTGCCAATATAATTGGTAGTTTACTCATCGGAATAATACTTGGTATAGCAGCAAAGAATGATGGCTTATCAGAATCTCAAACTCTACTTTTAGCAACTGGATTTTGTGGAGGCTTTACAACCTTCTCGACCTTTGCTTACGAGAATCATATTTTTCTAAAATCTGGTGATTTTACATCGTTTGCCTTATATACGATAGGCAGCTTTATAATTGGTTTTCTTGCTGTTTTTGGAGGAATGTATTTGGTGAAATAG
- a CDS encoding SRPBCC family protein, which translates to MKALKYILFLLLILAIGLAIYIAVQPNSFEVERSRTIDAPAQVVYNNVIDFKNWEAWNSWKDEDPTIVMTMSDKTDGVGGSYSWTDEDGIGTMKTTDAVTNTSITQEMQFGDFPKSDVKWSFTPNEDGSTKVTWNISGKDLPFGFKAFATLMGGMEKQIGPHYERGLEMLDDVIMQDMKRYSIKVEGLTEHSGGFYLYNTTSCKMGDFKQKMQEMLPKVGGYAISNNIRMAGAPFVIYHKWDEANDAVMFSCAIPTSSKITTTESEILTGQLQSFKAVKTILYGDYENLKEAWEKTMTYVEDNNLESPIDAITLESYLTDPTSQPNPADWITEIYIEVK; encoded by the coding sequence ATGAAAGCTCTAAAATATATTCTTTTTCTGCTTCTAATTTTAGCCATTGGACTCGCCATATATATAGCTGTGCAACCCAACTCTTTTGAAGTTGAAAGAAGTCGAACTATAGATGCACCTGCGCAAGTCGTATATAATAATGTTATTGATTTTAAAAACTGGGAAGCATGGAACTCTTGGAAAGATGAAGACCCTACTATTGTAATGACAATGTCAGATAAAACAGATGGTGTTGGAGGCTCATATTCTTGGACAGATGAAGACGGTATCGGTACTATGAAAACAACAGATGCAGTTACCAATACATCAATAACGCAAGAAATGCAATTTGGAGATTTCCCTAAATCAGATGTAAAATGGTCGTTTACACCTAACGAAGATGGCAGTACAAAAGTCACATGGAATATCTCAGGAAAAGACTTACCATTCGGTTTTAAAGCTTTTGCTACACTAATGGGTGGTATGGAAAAACAAATTGGTCCTCATTACGAAAGAGGTTTAGAAATGCTTGACGACGTAATTATGCAAGATATGAAGCGCTATTCGATAAAAGTTGAAGGACTTACTGAACACAGTGGCGGTTTTTATCTTTACAATACAACATCTTGTAAAATGGGAGATTTCAAACAAAAAATGCAAGAAATGCTTCCTAAAGTTGGCGGCTACGCCATAAGTAATAATATTAGAATGGCTGGTGCGCCTTTTGTTATTTACCACAAATGGGACGAAGCCAATGATGCTGTTATGTTCTCTTGTGCAATCCCGACAAGTTCAAAAATTACGACTACAGAATCAGAAATATTAACAGGGCAATTACAATCTTTTAAGGCTGTGAAAACTATACTTTACGGAGACTATGAGAATCTTAAAGAAGCTTGGGAAAAGACCATGACTTATGTAGAAGATAATAATCTTGAAAGTCCAATAGACGCAATAACTCTAGAATCTTATTTGACTGACCCAACTAGTCAACCTAATCCAGCAGATTGGATTACAGAAATTTATATCGAAGTAAAATAG
- the mnmD gene encoding tRNA (5-methylaminomethyl-2-thiouridine)(34)-methyltransferase MnmD: protein MKRKIITTADGSKTIQIEEWNEQYHSVHGAINEANHVYLKHGLLFFNSELNEKNISILEMGFGTGLNAFLTLIEAEKRNLSISYVGVEAYPVLQEEIEVLNYVELISAKHKVKFEELHRSSWHKDVKISDFFKLKKEHVLFKDINYTENFDVIYFDAFGPRVQPELWTEDIFKLMYEALKPNGVLVTYSVQGTVKRALRAVGFIVKRLEGPPNKRHMLRAIKR, encoded by the coding sequence GTGAAACGAAAAATCATAACTACGGCAGACGGTTCTAAAACCATTCAGATTGAAGAGTGGAATGAACAATACCATTCTGTTCATGGTGCAATAAACGAAGCAAATCATGTGTATCTAAAACATGGTTTGCTTTTTTTTAATTCAGAACTTAATGAAAAAAATATTTCAATTCTTGAAATGGGATTTGGCACTGGATTAAATGCTTTTTTGACACTTATTGAAGCCGAAAAACGCAATTTAAGTATTAGTTATGTTGGAGTAGAAGCTTATCCTGTTTTACAGGAGGAAATAGAAGTTTTAAACTATGTCGAATTAATTTCTGCAAAGCATAAAGTTAAATTTGAAGAACTTCATAGATCGTCATGGCATAAGGATGTCAAAATTTCAGACTTTTTTAAACTAAAAAAAGAGCATGTTTTATTTAAAGATATAAATTATACTGAAAATTTTGACGTCATTTATTTTGATGCTTTTGGACCGAGAGTTCAGCCAGAATTATGGACTGAAGATATTTTTAAACTCATGTATGAAGCTTTAAAACCAAATGGTGTTTTGGTTACATACTCAGTGCAAGGTACCGTTAAGCGAGCATTAAGAGCAGTAGGTTTTATTGTCAAGCGTCTTGAAGGGCCACCAAATAAACGGCATATGCTTCGTGCTATAAAACGTTAA
- a CDS encoding NAD-dependent epimerase/dehydratase family protein, whose protein sequence is MRKKNTRRDFIKKTTLAAMGMPLIGSSLVSCLENNTSAKTLTDINDIKRLKILILGGTSFLGPHQVNYAVKRGHEVSIFTRGKTKPKLFKNAFEKVEHLIGDREDNLTALKNRKWDVVIDNSGRKVQWTKDTANLLKDNVGMYMYTSSTGVYYPYLDASISTKTPIVLELPKGLTEDEKYEHDYGIMKAKSELEALSIFGKNRFVAIRPTYMLGPGDRTDRFVHWPLRLSKGEEILVPGKKNDLVQYVDVRDVAEWFIRLAENSQAGTFNAVGPKEKQNVLDFVKEASTTFNKASTFVLVDDYDFLKENNIYFQIPWVMPDKKHFGSARIDNKNAIAAGLTFRPLKETILDTYNWWNSDIIDAVRKENYETNKNTLLAKEKALLAEWSELHKG, encoded by the coding sequence ATGAGAAAGAAAAACACAAGGCGTGACTTTATAAAAAAAACGACATTGGCAGCAATGGGAATGCCTTTAATAGGGTCGTCACTCGTAAGTTGTTTAGAGAATAACACTTCAGCAAAGACTTTAACAGATATTAATGACATCAAAAGACTAAAGATACTCATACTTGGAGGTACTAGTTTTTTAGGTCCACACCAGGTCAATTATGCGGTTAAAAGAGGTCATGAGGTATCAATATTTACTCGTGGAAAAACTAAGCCAAAATTATTCAAAAATGCTTTTGAAAAAGTAGAACATTTAATCGGAGATCGCGAAGACAATCTCACAGCATTAAAAAATAGAAAATGGGATGTAGTTATAGACAACTCTGGCAGAAAAGTACAGTGGACAAAAGACACAGCAAATCTTCTTAAGGACAATGTTGGCATGTATATGTACACATCGTCAACAGGTGTTTATTACCCATATTTAGATGCTTCAATAAGCACAAAAACTCCAATTGTTTTAGAATTACCGAAAGGTCTGACTGAGGACGAAAAATATGAGCATGACTATGGCATTATGAAGGCAAAATCAGAGTTAGAAGCTTTGAGTATTTTTGGCAAAAACAGATTTGTAGCAATTAGACCAACTTATATGCTTGGCCCAGGAGACAGAACTGACCGATTTGTACATTGGCCCTTACGTCTTTCTAAAGGTGAAGAAATATTGGTGCCTGGCAAAAAAAATGACCTAGTGCAATACGTAGATGTTCGTGATGTTGCCGAATGGTTTATTAGACTTGCCGAAAATAGTCAAGCTGGTACATTTAACGCTGTTGGCCCAAAAGAAAAGCAAAACGTATTGGATTTTGTAAAAGAAGCTTCAACAACATTTAATAAAGCATCTACATTTGTACTAGTTGATGATTACGATTTTTTAAAAGAAAATAATATCTACTTTCAGATTCCTTGGGTAATGCCTGATAAAAAGCATTTTGGTTCTGCTAGAATTGATAACAAAAATGCAATTGCTGCAGGATTAACCTTTAGACCATTGAAAGAGACAATCTTAGATACTTATAATTGGTGGAATTCTGATATAATTGATGCAGTTAGAAAAGAAAATTATGAAACAAATAAAAACACTTTATTAGCAAAAGAGAAAGCTTTATTAGCAGAGTGGTCAGAGTTACATAAAGGTTAA
- a CDS encoding DUF1684 domain-containing protein, translating to MKFIKFLIVFFFVLACSQKKSATVGETPFQIKLNNTFKDASKSPLKAKDLKNFEGLNFFSFDSTYIVNAKIERKPESKWFNMKTTTSRLSRERIYAVASFKLKGRDFTLNIYQGEENMNSEEYKDYLFLPFLDNTNGEGTYAGGRFLDLRISESDSIEIDFNKAKNPLCAYNEKYSCPIVPRVNYLDLKVEAGVKNFKK from the coding sequence ATGAAGTTTATAAAGTTTTTAATAGTGTTCTTTTTTGTTTTAGCATGTTCTCAAAAAAAGTCTGCTACTGTTGGAGAAACGCCTTTTCAAATTAAGTTAAATAACACATTTAAGGATGCATCAAAATCACCTTTAAAAGCCAAAGATTTAAAGAATTTTGAAGGTCTAAACTTTTTTTCTTTTGACTCAACTTATATAGTAAATGCTAAGATTGAAAGAAAACCAGAGTCAAAATGGTTTAATATGAAAACGACAACAAGTCGATTGTCTCGTGAGCGTATCTATGCAGTAGCAAGTTTTAAATTAAAAGGAAGAGATTTTACCTTAAACATATATCAAGGTGAAGAGAACATGAATTCAGAAGAATATAAGGATTATCTTTTCTTACCTTTTCTAGATAATACAAACGGAGAGGGAACTTATGCTGGAGGTCGCTTTCTTGACTTAAGAATTTCTGAAAGTGATAGTATTGAAATAGATTTTAATAAGGCTAAAAATCCTTTATGTGCATACAATGAAAAATACTCTTGCCCAATTGTTCCGCGTGTTAATTATCTAGATTTAAAGGTTGAGGCAGGAGTTAAAAATTTCAAAAAGTAG
- the rlmF gene encoding 23S rRNA (adenine(1618)-N(6))-methyltransferase RlmF translates to MPKNNKPQETKSKLHPRSQHRERYNFDILIEKSPELKAFVSPNKYGDLSVNFFDPKAVKALNKALLNHHYNIAYWDIPNQFLCPPIPGRADYIHYVADLLGDTSRNTKIKGLDIGTGANCIYPLIGHQSYGWQFVGTDIDESAVECAKDIISKNKNLNDYIEIRLQENTANKLKGILHSDEQITFVMCNPPFHASAEEAKKATLRKLRNLKGKNHNKATLNFGGQHNELWCKGGESRFIKDLIYESRHFSKQCKWFTTLVSKESTLKGIYTDLKKVKAKEVKTIDMGQGQKISRIVAWSFE, encoded by the coding sequence TTGCCCAAAAACAATAAGCCTCAAGAAACAAAATCAAAACTTCATCCTAGAAGTCAACATCGCGAACGTTATAATTTTGATATTCTGATTGAAAAATCACCGGAACTTAAAGCATTTGTTTCACCAAATAAATACGGTGATTTGTCAGTTAATTTCTTTGACCCAAAAGCTGTAAAAGCCTTAAACAAAGCATTATTAAATCACCATTATAATATAGCGTATTGGGATATCCCAAACCAGTTTTTGTGCCCACCTATTCCTGGACGAGCAGATTACATTCATTACGTTGCTGATTTACTTGGCGATACATCACGAAATACAAAAATTAAAGGCTTAGATATTGGTACTGGTGCAAATTGTATTTATCCATTAATTGGTCATCAGAGTTATGGTTGGCAATTTGTAGGAACAGATATTGACGAAAGTGCAGTAGAATGCGCAAAAGATATTATCTCTAAAAACAAAAATTTAAATGATTATATTGAAATTAGGCTTCAAGAAAATACGGCTAATAAACTAAAAGGTATTTTGCATTCTGACGAACAAATTACATTTGTCATGTGTAATCCCCCATTTCATGCTTCGGCAGAAGAAGCTAAAAAAGCAACGCTTAGAAAATTAAGGAACTTAAAAGGTAAAAACCATAATAAAGCAACTCTTAATTTTGGCGGACAGCATAACGAATTATGGTGTAAAGGTGGCGAATCTCGTTTTATTAAAGATCTTATTTATGAAAGTAGGCACTTTTCAAAACAATGCAAGTGGTTTACAACTTTGGTTTCAAAAGAATCTACTTTAAAAGGTATATATACAGATTTAAAAAAAGTAAAAGCTAAAGAAGTGAAAACAATTGACATGGGACAAGGCCAAAAGATAAGTCGTATTGTTGCTTGGAGCTTCGAATAA
- a CDS encoding TIGR01777 family oxidoreductase has protein sequence MRVLITGATGLVGKKIVKLCLKDGIAVNYLTTSKSKLKSQDNYKGFYWNPVAGEIDKSCFEDVDAIINLVGASISKRWTDTYKKEILESRTLTAKLLKKSIEDNSFNIKQIVSASAIGIYPSSLVNYYEEDFDTVSDTFLGEVVEKWEEAVDGFKSSGLDVCKIRIGLVLSENGGALPEIIKPIKFGAGAAFGSGEQWQSWIHVTDLAHLFLYAVKHGLTGVYNAVAPNPVSNTELTKSSAKVLSKPLILPNIPKFAMKLALGEMHILLFESQRVSSSKIEQEGFEFTFPNLEPALQDLLN, from the coding sequence ATGAGGGTTTTAATTACAGGTGCAACAGGTTTAGTAGGGAAAAAAATAGTTAAACTTTGTCTCAAAGATGGTATTGCAGTTAATTACTTAACCACATCTAAATCAAAATTAAAAAGCCAAGATAACTATAAAGGGTTTTATTGGAATCCTGTTGCAGGTGAAATCGATAAGTCATGCTTTGAAGACGTTGATGCTATTATAAATTTAGTAGGAGCATCTATTTCTAAACGCTGGACAGATACTTACAAAAAAGAAATCTTAGAAAGTAGAACACTAACAGCAAAGCTTTTAAAAAAATCAATAGAGGACAACAGTTTTAATATTAAACAAATAGTTTCAGCAAGTGCTATTGGTATATATCCATCGTCTTTGGTTAACTATTACGAAGAGGATTTTGATACTGTTTCTGATACATTTTTAGGTGAAGTCGTTGAGAAATGGGAAGAGGCTGTAGATGGCTTCAAATCTTCTGGACTTGATGTTTGTAAAATTAGAATTGGGTTAGTCTTGTCAGAAAATGGTGGTGCGCTACCTGAAATTATAAAACCTATAAAGTTTGGTGCTGGTGCAGCTTTTGGTAGTGGAGAGCAATGGCAAAGTTGGATTCACGTTACAGATTTAGCCCACTTATTTTTATATGCTGTTAAACATGGTTTGACGGGTGTTTATAATGCAGTTGCTCCAAATCCAGTAAGCAATACAGAACTCACAAAATCATCTGCTAAAGTTTTAAGCAAGCCATTGATTTTACCTAATATTCCAAAATTTGCGATGAAACTAGCACTTGGAGAAATGCATATTTTATTATTTGAAAGTCAGCGTGTAAGTTCTTCAAAAATAGAGCAAGAAGGTTTTGAATTTACATTTCCCAATTTAGAACCTGCACTTCAAGACTTGTTAAATTAA
- a CDS encoding nucleoside triphosphate pyrophosphohydrolase family protein yields MQDKINAVKAFHKAFKIGHRETPKADLGLEKNMLRYKLMREENEEYLEAANENDLVEVADALGDMLYILCGTIIEHGMQYKIEEVFKEIQRSNMSKLGEDGEPIYREDGKVLKGPNYFKPNIKEILES; encoded by the coding sequence ATGCAAGATAAAATCAATGCTGTTAAAGCATTTCATAAAGCTTTTAAAATAGGACATAGAGAAACACCAAAGGCAGATTTAGGATTAGAAAAGAATATGCTTCGTTATAAACTTATGCGTGAAGAAAACGAAGAATATTTAGAGGCGGCAAATGAAAATGATTTAGTTGAGGTAGCAGATGCTTTAGGAGATATGCTGTACATTTTATGTGGTACAATCATAGAGCATGGAATGCAATACAAAATTGAAGAAGTATTTAAAGAAATTCAACGCAGTAATATGAGTAAACTTGGCGAAGATGGAGAGCCAATTTACAGAGAAGACGGGAAGGTTTTAAAAGGGCCAAACTATTTTAAACCCAATATTAAAGAAATATTAGAATCATAA